Proteins from a genomic interval of Mycobacterium conspicuum:
- a CDS encoding MBL fold metallo-hydrolase → MLRSALRLAAGAASLAGGGWLLRALHGSFTAVGGDPAAIAAVCAGSPHYRDGVFENLDPASVSLMDGEQLALIAWELLGPRSESRPKGPIPLAAPAIYRGDASRLAVSWFGHSTALVEIDGYRVLTDPVWSDRCSPSDLVGPQRLHPPPVQLEGLPAVDAVIISHDHYDHLDIDTVLALVRTQRAPFFVPLGVGAHLRAWGVPEHRIVELDWNQSAKVDELTVVCVPARHFSGRFFTRNNTLWASWALIGPSQRAYFGGDTGYTKSFAQIGDDHGPFDLTLLPIGAYNTAWPDIHMNPEEAVRAHLDVTDSGSGLLVPIHWGTFRLAPHPWAEPVERVLAAAEPSQVQVAVPLPGQRIDPAGPLRFNPWWRL, encoded by the coding sequence ATGCTGCGCTCAGCGCTGCGACTTGCCGCCGGCGCAGCCTCGCTGGCCGGGGGCGGGTGGCTGTTGCGGGCGCTGCACGGTTCGTTCACGGCGGTCGGCGGCGATCCCGCAGCGATTGCGGCTGTGTGCGCCGGGTCTCCCCACTACCGCGACGGCGTCTTCGAAAACCTGGATCCCGCGTCGGTAAGCCTCATGGACGGCGAGCAATTGGCTCTCATCGCGTGGGAGTTGCTCGGCCCCCGCAGCGAAAGCCGACCCAAGGGGCCGATCCCGCTGGCCGCCCCGGCGATCTACCGCGGTGACGCCAGCCGGCTTGCCGTCAGCTGGTTCGGTCATTCGACGGCATTGGTGGAGATCGACGGCTACCGTGTGCTCACCGATCCGGTGTGGAGTGATCGCTGTTCGCCATCGGATCTCGTTGGGCCGCAACGGCTTCACCCTCCGCCGGTGCAGCTGGAAGGCCTGCCCGCCGTCGACGCGGTGATCATCAGCCATGACCACTACGACCACCTCGATATCGACACGGTGCTGGCGCTGGTCCGCACGCAGCGGGCCCCGTTCTTCGTGCCGCTCGGCGTCGGCGCACACCTGCGCGCGTGGGGCGTCCCCGAGCATCGCATCGTCGAACTCGACTGGAATCAAAGCGCTAAGGTCGACGAGCTCACCGTCGTCTGCGTGCCGGCGCGGCATTTCTCGGGACGCTTCTTCACCCGCAACAACACGCTGTGGGCGTCCTGGGCGCTGATCGGCCCGTCGCAGCGGGCGTATTTCGGCGGCGACACCGGCTACACCAAGAGCTTCGCGCAGATCGGCGACGACCACGGGCCGTTCGACCTGACGCTGTTGCCCATCGGCGCCTACAACACGGCGTGGCCGGACATTCACATGAATCCCGAGGAGGCGGTGCGGGCGCACCTGGACGTCACCGATTCGGGCTCAGGGCTTTTGGTCCCGATCCACTGGGGCACCTTCCGGCTGGCGCCGCATCCGTGGGCCGAGCCGGTGGAGCGCGTGCTTGCCGCGGCCGAGCCCTCGCAGGTGCAGGTGGCGGTGCCGCTGCCGGGCCAGCGCATCGATCCGGCCGGGCCGTTGCGGTTCAACCCGTGGTGGCGGCTCTGA